One window of the Methanomassiliicoccaceae archaeon DOK genome contains the following:
- the mutM gene encoding bifunctional DNA-formamidopyrimidine glycosylase/DNA-(apurinic or apyrimidinic site) lyase, with translation MPELPEIETVRRVVGPQIVGRRVASVSVRHPKVIGSPDPDRFVQRLTGRRFTDLTRRGKILTAQLDDGERMVMHMRMTGCLVVAPHDRPEDPHTHIVVRLDDGMELRFSDTRRFGRFWLLAEGEDDDCTGLSKLGPEPFDPSFTAEYLEGRIGSSRRAIKECLLDQSVVAGIGNIYSDEILFATGIDPACPANLLGHGDWTHLADEIPRTLEFFVEKNEISAEDWLEGRGREYRNTPYIRIYAHGGEPCPVCGTTLVRRVIGGRSSVSCPSCQRQRGC, from the coding sequence ATGCCCGAACTCCCGGAGATAGAGACTGTCAGACGTGTCGTGGGACCGCAGATCGTAGGCCGCAGGGTGGCCTCCGTATCGGTCAGACACCCCAAGGTCATCGGGAGCCCGGATCCGGACAGGTTCGTACAGCGCCTGACGGGCAGAAGGTTCACCGACCTGACCCGTCGCGGCAAGATCCTGACCGCCCAGCTCGACGACGGAGAAAGGATGGTCATGCATATGCGCATGACAGGGTGCCTGGTGGTTGCCCCGCATGACCGCCCTGAAGACCCCCACACCCACATCGTCGTGCGTCTTGACGACGGCATGGAGCTGCGGTTCTCCGACACCCGCCGTTTCGGACGCTTCTGGCTCCTCGCAGAGGGCGAGGACGACGACTGCACCGGCCTGTCGAAGCTGGGACCGGAGCCGTTCGACCCGTCATTCACCGCGGAATACCTGGAGGGCCGCATCGGCAGCAGCAGGAGGGCTATCAAAGAATGTCTCCTCGACCAGAGCGTGGTCGCGGGGATAGGCAACATCTACTCCGACGAGATCCTGTTCGCCACCGGCATCGACCCAGCGTGTCCCGCCAATCTGCTAGGACACGGGGATTGGACACACCTTGCGGATGAGATTCCGCGCACACTGGAGTTCTTCGTCGAGAAGAACGAGATCTCCGCCGAGGACTGGCTCGAGGGCAGGGGCAGGGAGTACCGCAACACCCCCTACATCCGCATATACGCCCATGGCGGCGAGCCCTGTCCCGTCTGCGGGACGACCCTCGTCCGCAGGGTCATCGGCGGGAGGAGCAGCGTATCATGTCCCTCATGCCAGAGACAGCGCGGATGCTGA
- a CDS encoding zinc-ribbon domain-containing protein, whose protein sequence is MYCQNCGSQLPDSAKFCDRCGAKVGTDTERSNGNTEYNMASIMVNKKSEALALILSLLIPGLGQIYNGQVSKGAMMIVAAIVCAVLIFVFFPIGILYIVLWIYAMYDAFKDAKEYNQYLLSHNGNPPW, encoded by the coding sequence ATGTACTGCCAGAACTGCGGTTCTCAACTGCCGGACAGTGCGAAGTTCTGTGACCGCTGCGGAGCCAAGGTGGGAACGGACACGGAGCGCAGCAACGGCAACACCGAGTACAACATGGCATCGATCATGGTCAACAAGAAGAGCGAGGCTCTGGCCCTGATCCTGTCACTTCTGATTCCGGGTCTGGGGCAGATATACAACGGGCAGGTCTCGAAGGGTGCAATGATGATTGTCGCTGCGATCGTGTGCGCAGTTCTGATCTTCGTGTTCTTCCCCATAGGGATACTGTACATCGTGCTCTGGATCTACGCGATGTACGATGCGTTCAAGGACGCCAAGGAGTACAACCAGTACCTTCTCAGTCACAACGGCAACCCGCCCTGGTGA